The region GTAGCTGATGTTATTCAGAAATGTTCTAGATAAATTAGAGCTACTTTTTGTTAGTTTTAGAACACTCAGCTTTTGAACAATCTTTTAGGTGTGCTTTTCAGGCTTATATATTTGCCAATTTTCCAGAGATGTAAAAACATTCGAAAGTGGGAGACTATCTTGGAAGAGGACTATtgcaaacaataatttttttctaactgtTCTACAGAAGTTTGAAATTTtccttacagtttttttttttctttctgtgaatggaattttattgctattttgggGGCCATTTAAACAAATCTCAGTGTTtctagttaattattttttaagctattGTAATATAACAGGTGTTAAATGattgttcttattctttttgaCATGGAGGAGGTCAGACGTGTAGCCAGTTTTATTTGGCACAGAACATTGTCGTTCTAGAGTGGAATTTCAATGAAATGTGATAACTCTaagcagatttctttttatttaagaaatggagtctcactctgtcacccaggtttgaatgcagtggcatgatcctagTTCACTGCACCCTTGAACTGGGTcacaaacaatcctcctgcctcagcctaccgagtatgtgggactacaggcatgtgccaccacctgtggttaatttttttaagtgactgagtcttgctgtgttgtccagtctagtctcaaactcctggccttaagtaatcctcttgcctcacccccctgagtagctgcgattacaggtgtgagccatggcacctgactccatatttcttttaatgtttcaaatttcACTAGACAGGATACAGAAATTATCAGACATAGTTTAAATGAACTAATCTAGTGTAAGAAGTCACTTGAATGAGTAGAAGtcatctccaaattacttttgcTACTGGAATAGAACCAAAATCTGTTATATTACTAAAGTCAGTCAGAGAACTAAACAGTTCTCCCTTTGTTTTCCCTACTTAATTCCAGATCTCATAGTTCTTTTCTAATCTTATTTTCTCATAGACAGTTACTTGCCTGGCTGTCCTCTGAGAAAGAGTATATTTCAGAGCCAGAATGAATCTAGGTGACCacttataaagtataattttacctgattttaaaaacaaaaggaaaccaaTAAAAGTAACTATGAGAAACAAATCCCAGGATATATGACTATAAAGATTAATACCTTCCTGTATAAAGAATgcataaaatcaataaataataaatcagtaagaaatCAATAATGATCAGTAGGAGTTATAAACAAGCCATTCACAAAGTAGTACACTGGGAAATGCTCAATCTTATTAATAATCAAAGAGATGCAAATTAAATCTATGAGATAATATTCCTTCAAATTAAcagataagaaagtgaaaattatCCTCTGCCATTGATATCTGTTGAAATGGATACCTCTGTTCTTTGCTGGTAGATATCAAATTTTGGTTAGCATGTTAAGAAAGCCTTAAAATTCTTCAGATCCTAGTAATTCTACACCTGGGAATCTAAGACAATTAGATAGTCTGTGTAAATAGAGATCAGTTTAAGACAGTTAAATATGGGGAGTAGGTGATCTCTGTTTCATAAATGTGTCCATTGAAGCATTATTAGCATTACTTGCAGCACCAAAACTAAGTTTACTTCCCTAAATGGTTCAACTGTGGTCTAATTATGACAGATGAATTAGTGCTTACATGTGAAGAGccattagaaaaaatttaatatattatataataacatgAAGATTTATGTATAgattatatataaagtataatctTACCTGTATTCTgaaaacatatttggaaaaagatttaaaaaatgcaccAAAATATTAATTGAGATTTGGAGGTAAGGTTTAGATATTCTCCTCTTTATTTCTATGTTCAAAATTTCCAATTGTGACTATATGTCATTTTCAGTgttaataaagtaaaaagtaaatgaagtaaaactttaattaatttactttaataaagtaaaactttcatttaaaaaataaacacaataagtAACACTGTGGAATAGTACTACCAATAAGTAagtaatatgtattaatatttagtgcAAATTTAAAGTGAGGGATTATATGGCTTAATTTGCTATGTTTAGCTTTTATTGCATCATCAATAAGTATTAAATTCTATGGTGGTTTGTGGAAAAGAAAAGGGCTTTAGGCTTGGGCTGTAATGTGAGTCTACCACCTTCTGTATTAGACTCAATATGAGATTAGTTTCTTGTGCTATAAATGTATGTTATAAACCTATTTCAAAGAGTTTTTTAgactatctcttttttttccatctgtaaataaaagactttaatatcgcaaaagaaaaaaagatgaaataggtTTCTCTAAAGGAGAATGTCAAATCCAGacttaatataaagaaatgcacattctaatacatgaaaagacattttattattactattttactgTATAACATATTAGTGAATACACCAGATTACATTTCCTCAAATGGCAAATGAGGAGCATTTCTCTCTGATTCCCTGGAGAACCTCAATATTATCTGTCCTTTGGAGGATTCAGTTTCTTACGACGAATGTGATACTGTCCACGAGGATACCAATGGTGCTTAGTAGTAAAGAACATTTTGCTAAGTTGTTCTATCATGGGTCCTTGCTCAAGGTTTTCACTTTTTTCTGCTAATCTGGTTTTTAACATGTGATCATGTGTTTCTTCATTATTATGCACAGGATCTGGTCGAGGGATAGGTTTCGTGTGTTCATATGGAATGTCCACCGAAGGGTGGTAGCATACTATCGTCCTGCCATCAGATGTCAAAGCAAGCTCAACTTTGCAGTTATAGTCATCTGGTAGAGAAGAATATGTAGATTTATGACCAACACAAGATAAAGCTCCATTTTGGAttggaaataaatgtttcaagATAGGTCTCTTTGATATCACCCATTTTACTGCTGTTGTGGCCATGGTGTTCAAGA is a window of Microcebus murinus isolate Inina chromosome 1, M.murinus_Inina_mat1.0, whole genome shotgun sequence DNA encoding:
- the LOC105875017 gene encoding large ribosomal subunit protein mL42, which encodes MATTAVKWVISKRPILKHLFPIQNGALSCVGHKSTYSSLPDDYNCKVELALTSDGRTIVCYHPSVDIPYEHTKPIPRPDPVHNNEETHDHMLKTRLAEKSENLEQGPMIEQLSKMFFTTKHHWYPRGQYHIRRKKLNPPKDR